Proteins from a single region of Salvelinus fontinalis isolate EN_2023a chromosome 15, ASM2944872v1, whole genome shotgun sequence:
- the LOC129811235 gene encoding peptidase M20 domain-containing protein 2-like: MAFHADDNPKYYVLPPLVTVLGIPAEEDGGGKVDLILTGPFEDMGVVFMAHPVQRDVLFMLCVSITDVTVKYHGKASHAAAYSWDRFNALDAAVLAYDSLSVLRQQIKPDWRFHGIIGHDGVKPNIIRD, from the exons ATGGCATTTCATGCAGATGACAACCCCAAGTACTACGTTTTGCCACCTCTG GTGACAGTACTTGGGATCCCAGCAgaagaggatggaggagggaAGGTCGACCTCATTCTGACTGGGCCGTTTGAAGACATGGGTGTTGTCTTCATGG CTCACCCCGTTCAACGGGATGTTTTATTCATGCTCTGTGTATCCATAACAGA TGTGACAGTGAAGTACCATGGGAAGGCGTCTCATGCTGCAGCCTACTCCTGGGACAGGTTTAATGCCCTGGATGCAGCCGTGCTGGCGTACGACAGCCTGTCTGTTTTGAGGCAGCAGATAAAGCCAGACTGGAGATTCCATG GCATCATCGGACATGATGGAGTGAAGCCCAACATCATCAGGGATTGA